The Mycobacterium sp. EPa45 genomic interval TGTGCGGGCCGTCGGCCCGCCGTCGGTCGGCTTCGCGGACGCAGCATCGGTATCGGTGTCCGCCTCGACGGCGGCTTCCTCCGCGGAATCTGCCGCCGCGCCGTTGGTCGCAGCCGGCGCGCTCTTCTTCGGCTTGGTCGGCTTGACGCCCGGCGCCGGAGCGTTCGCGGCTCGACGGGCCAGCGCCTCTTCCTTCTTGGCTTCTTCTTCCTTCTCGATCCTGCCGAACACATAGTGCTGCTGGCCGAAGGTCCAGATGTTGTTGGACACCCAGTAGATGATGATCGCGATCGGCAGGAAGGGGCCACCGACAACCACACCGAGCGGGAAGACATAGAGCGCAAGCTTGTTCATCATCGCGGTCTGCGGGTTGGCTGCGGCTTCCGGGCTCTGGCGTGCGACCGACGCCCGGCTGTTGAAGTAGGTGGCGATACCGGCGAGCAGCATCAGCGGAATCCCGACGCCGATCACGGCGGTCCGGCTGAATTCGGTGAAGGCGTCCAGACCGGTGTGCTGGGTCATGAACGCACCGATCGGCGCACCGAAGAGG includes:
- the yidC gene encoding membrane protein insertase YidC, with the translated sequence MFNWFSLDVIYYPVSGIMWLWYKLFAAILGPTNFFAWGLAVMFLVFSLRALLYKPFVRQIRTTRQMQELQPQIKALQKKYGKDRQRMALEMQKLQREHGFNPILGCLPMLAQIPVFIGLYHVLRSFNRTTGGWGQPHLTVAENRSTGNYVFSPDDVAHFLDANLFGAPIGAFMTQHTGLDAFTEFSRTAVIGVGIPLMLLAGIATYFNSRASVARQSPEAAANPQTAMMNKLALYVFPLGVVVGGPFLPIAIIIYWVSNNIWTFGQQHYVFGRIEKEEEAKKEEALARRAANAPAPGVKPTKPKKSAPAATNGAAADSAEEAAVEADTDTDAASAKPTDGGPTARTPRPGARPKKRKR